A window from Candidatus Methylomirabilota bacterium encodes these proteins:
- a CDS encoding amidohydrolase family protein yields the protein MRTLIKGIGQIVSGDIERPLLDGDSVVIEDGKFVAIGRALDGDADTVIDAHGSTLIPGLIDSHCHPVFGDFTPRQRTMDFIESGLNGGLTTMISAGEVHLPGRPKDIVGLKALAIVAAKAYANLRPAGVKVHGGAPILELGMVEADFAEMAKAGVKLVGEIGLGSVKTGKDAAPMVRWAKQHGMTVTIHTGGPSIAGSNPISAEVVLEADPHVVGHINGGTTSMSEREIDSLMATSMALEIVHCGNGKTALHTLARATDARALGRVILGNDAPSGTGVVPLGILRVLAHLVSLGGVAPETAIAMATGNTARVYRLPVGTIAPGREADCCIVDAPVGSVGRTALEALRAGDLFGISMVLIDGQIRIGRSRNTPPAARAAEVVKGHGPAGGGH from the coding sequence ATGCGCACCCTCATCAAGGGCATCGGGCAGATCGTGTCGGGCGACATCGAGCGGCCGCTCCTCGACGGCGACTCGGTCGTGATCGAGGACGGCAAGTTCGTCGCGATCGGGCGCGCACTCGACGGTGACGCCGACACGGTGATCGATGCCCATGGATCGACGCTCATCCCCGGTCTCATCGACTCGCACTGCCATCCGGTGTTCGGCGACTTCACGCCCCGGCAGCGCACGATGGACTTCATCGAGTCGGGGCTCAACGGCGGGCTCACGACCATGATCTCCGCCGGGGAGGTGCATCTGCCCGGGAGGCCCAAGGACATCGTCGGCTTGAAGGCGCTCGCCATCGTGGCCGCCAAGGCCTACGCCAACCTGCGCCCCGCCGGGGTGAAAGTGCACGGTGGGGCGCCCATCCTGGAGCTCGGCATGGTCGAGGCGGACTTCGCCGAGATGGCCAAGGCCGGCGTGAAGCTCGTGGGCGAGATTGGGCTCGGCTCGGTCAAGACGGGCAAGGACGCGGCGCCCATGGTGCGCTGGGCCAAGCAGCACGGGATGACCGTCACCATTCACACCGGCGGGCCCTCCATCGCCGGCTCCAACCCCATCAGCGCCGAGGTGGTGCTCGAAGCCGATCCTCACGTCGTCGGCCACATCAATGGCGGGACCACGTCGATGAGCGAGCGCGAGATCGACTCACTGATGGCCACCAGCATGGCGCTCGAGATCGTCCACTGCGGCAACGGCAAGACCGCCCTGCACACCCTCGCGCGCGCCACCGACGCGCGGGCCCTCGGCCGGGTGATCCTCGGCAACGACGCGCCCTCGGGCACCGGCGTGGTGCCGCTCGGCATCCTGCGCGTGCTCGCCCACCTCGTCTCCCTGGGCGGCGTCGCCCCGGAGACCGCCATCGCCATGGCCACGGGAAACACCGCGCGGGTGTACCGGCTCCCTGTCGGAACGATCGCCCCCGGCCGCGAGGCGGACTGCTGCATCGTGGATGCGCCGGTTGGCTCGGTTGGCCGCACCGCGCTCGAGGCGCTGCGGGCCGGCGACCTCTTCGGCATCTCCATGGTATTGATCGACGGACAGATCCGGATCGGGCGCAGCCGCAACACGCCGCCGGCCGCGCGCGCCGCCGAGGTGGTGAAGGGACACGGACCAGCCGGAGGCGGACATTGA
- a CDS encoding TIGR03619 family F420-dependent LLM class oxidoreductase: MNFGLRIPSFALGAKTATLAEMGAYLRRAEDLGFDCAVSIDHLLLTPPAYACTWLEPVALLSALAGVTRTIKLGTMVLVLPLRSPAYFAKEWATLDLLSGGRSILGVGVGWHEEEFALMGVPHKERGRRMDEMLEAVTALWAGDRVTYNGRYYAFENLTIDPKPLQKPHPPIWIGGGTQPSEKIYAQTVANIDPVLRRIAKYAKTWVPHSSSTADMVKGDWDKIQRFMAEYGRKPGDMTRVYSNFVWVLKNGERPESAIPHFKVYSGMDLPYWKEFYLLGEAEEVAEKIRKKVETLGGCESIVLNPLNWGTEQLELLAGEVLPRVAKR, translated from the coding sequence ATGAACTTCGGCCTCCGCATCCCGAGCTTCGCGCTGGGCGCGAAGACGGCCACGCTCGCCGAGATGGGTGCCTATCTCCGCCGCGCCGAGGACCTCGGCTTCGACTGCGCGGTGTCCATCGACCACCTGCTGCTCACGCCGCCCGCGTACGCCTGCACCTGGCTCGAGCCGGTGGCGCTGCTCTCCGCGCTCGCCGGCGTCACGCGCACGATCAAGCTCGGGACCATGGTGCTGGTGCTGCCGCTGCGTAGCCCGGCCTACTTCGCCAAGGAGTGGGCGACGCTCGATTTGCTCTCGGGCGGGCGCTCCATCCTGGGCGTCGGCGTCGGCTGGCACGAGGAGGAGTTCGCGCTGATGGGCGTGCCGCACAAGGAGCGCGGGCGGCGCATGGACGAGATGCTGGAGGCGGTGACCGCCCTCTGGGCAGGCGACCGCGTCACCTACAACGGCCGCTACTACGCGTTCGAGAACCTCACGATCGACCCCAAGCCCCTGCAGAAGCCGCATCCCCCCATCTGGATCGGCGGCGGCACCCAGCCCTCGGAGAAGATCTACGCGCAGACCGTCGCCAACATCGATCCGGTGCTGCGGCGCATCGCGAAGTACGCGAAGACCTGGGTGCCGCACTCGTCCTCCACCGCGGACATGGTCAAAGGGGACTGGGACAAGATTCAGCGCTTCATGGCCGAGTACGGCCGCAAGCCGGGTGACATGACGCGTGTCTACTCGAACTTCGTCTGGGTGCTGAAGAACGGGGAGCGCCCCGAGTCCGCCATTCCCCATTTCAAGGTCTACTCGGGCATGGACCTTCCGTACTGGAAGGAGTTCTACCTGCTCGGCGAGGCCGAGGAGGTGGCCGAGAAGATCCGGAAGAAGGTCGAGACGCTGGGCGGGTGCGAGTCCATCGTCCTGAATCCCCTCAACTGGGGCACGGAGCAGCTCGAGCTGCTCGCCGGCGAGGTGCTGCCGCGCGTGGCGAAGCGCTGA
- a CDS encoding ABC transporter ATP-binding protein: MLELTQVHAAYGPSRVLHGVTLTAGAGEVVSLLGRNGAGKSSTLKAIMGLIDVTGGEIRLNDLALRGRPTHEISRLGVGWVPEDRRIFTELTVEENLRVGAKGGGVWTVGRVTTLFPKLAELAWRRAGSLSGGEQQMLTVARTLMGNPRIVLLDEPSEGLAPVVVRTLSEQIAALKREGLTILLSEQNLRFAARLADRAYVIEKGQIRWEGPMARLMADEAARRAYLSV; the protein is encoded by the coding sequence GTGCTGGAGCTCACCCAGGTGCACGCCGCGTACGGCCCCTCGCGGGTGCTCCACGGCGTCACCTTGACCGCCGGGGCCGGTGAGGTGGTGTCCCTGCTCGGTCGCAACGGGGCGGGGAAGTCGAGCACCCTCAAGGCCATCATGGGTCTCATCGACGTCACGGGTGGCGAGATCCGGTTGAATGACCTGGCCTTGCGCGGCCGCCCCACGCACGAGATCAGCCGGCTGGGCGTCGGCTGGGTGCCCGAGGACCGGCGCATCTTCACCGAGCTCACCGTGGAGGAGAACCTGCGCGTGGGCGCGAAGGGCGGCGGCGTGTGGACGGTCGGGCGCGTGACCACGCTGTTCCCCAAGCTCGCCGAGCTGGCTTGGCGCCGCGCGGGCAGCCTGTCGGGCGGCGAGCAGCAGATGCTCACGGTCGCCCGCACCCTCATGGGCAACCCGCGCATCGTCCTGCTCGACGAGCCGTCGGAGGGCCTGGCACCGGTGGTCGTGCGGACGCTGAGCGAACAGATCGCCGCGCTCAAGCGCGAGGGTCTCACCATCCTGCTCTCCGAGCAGAACCTCCGGTTCGCCGCCCGGCTCGCCGACCGCGCGTACGTGATCGAGAAGGGGCAGATTCGCTGGGAAGGTCCCATGGCGCGCCTCATGGCCGACGAGGCCGCGCGCCGCGCCTACCTGTCGGTCTAG
- a CDS encoding enoyl-CoA hydratase-related protein, translated as MAEVSRDVDAAWWPPAASGARAVPLGAPFRPGLDPLPTHQRVWAVVKDRWGRPAHGEPRDALREVRAPVPAIGPDEALGYVLHAGLTYNGIFAARGVPISVFDLHDRDLHVAGSGAVALLAALGSQVAREGRLRVGELRVLYPGVSNLLSPRAGEDPMHADFKIQGYETPDGSFAQFVRGQAPQWLAHSERLTRAEGSSYMLDLETVYKALYDVARVQPGERVFVEGAAGGTGIYAVAVAALRGARVTGLVSTDDKGRLVLAAGGHAFVNRTAPELAGLFTPAPLAAGDQDAWRARGEPFRERVRAGQGGEPVDVVVSSVGRDLFARMIDLLGPGGRLVFYGATSGYTLTFLGKPGRSTPAEMLRRADLRPGEGVLLYWGTESGGTDDSVAAEAVAAALASGARVVVAARTDAQAAAAKAAGPHGVVSIEALARESGLRWPAAMPDYDTDRDAYRAYQDATLKPFGQAVGRLLATPDNPRGSPDVVIERAAQDTLGISTFLARPFTGRVVYVEDSEGRRFSFYAPNVWMHEKRVLYPAFAVLGSHLSNAHQADQVVRLLDAGALRVHAPLVRDWSALAECHQLMHENRHTGTFTVRVGAGAALDGARTARQVYESWGSRYLDGKIVRVRLDPVRPGSSGLVALVTVDSPPANAIGRAVLEDLERAVEALEREPGLRAAVLAGSGTMFVAGADIRALRAFGSAADVEAFTLRVQRLFQRIAGLRAPVIAAVDGYALGGGNELQMACAWRVGAARAEWGQPEMNLHVLPGFGGTQSLPRLALRRARAAGRPDAEALLAALVMLLDGRRRGVDVALALGLVDEAAPADALSHALGVARRIALGEWREARWSPLAEGAALETRGLPGPVADTPEIRRLLAHHEAVPRMAPARAILDAVRVGLEKGLADGLAFEARVFGRAVASDEGHAGIDRFLARQSWPLPLRGEGGVL; from the coding sequence ATGGCGGAAGTTTCGAGGGACGTCGACGCGGCGTGGTGGCCCCCGGCCGCGTCGGGTGCGCGCGCGGTCCCGCTCGGCGCCCCGTTCCGGCCGGGTCTCGACCCGCTCCCCACGCATCAGCGCGTGTGGGCGGTCGTGAAGGATCGCTGGGGCCGCCCCGCGCACGGCGAGCCGCGGGACGCGCTGCGCGAGGTACGCGCGCCGGTGCCCGCCATCGGGCCCGACGAGGCGCTGGGCTACGTGCTCCACGCCGGGCTCACCTACAACGGCATCTTCGCCGCTCGCGGCGTGCCCATCTCGGTGTTCGACCTCCACGACCGCGACCTGCACGTGGCCGGCTCGGGCGCGGTGGCGCTCCTGGCTGCGCTCGGGAGCCAGGTGGCGCGCGAGGGCCGCCTGCGCGTGGGCGAGCTTCGCGTGCTCTACCCCGGCGTGTCCAATCTCCTCTCGCCGCGGGCGGGCGAGGACCCGATGCACGCGGACTTCAAGATCCAGGGTTACGAGACCCCCGATGGGTCGTTCGCCCAGTTCGTCCGCGGGCAAGCTCCGCAGTGGCTCGCGCACTCGGAACGGCTCACGCGTGCCGAGGGCTCCTCGTACATGCTCGACCTCGAGACCGTGTACAAGGCGCTCTACGACGTGGCGCGCGTGCAGCCGGGCGAGCGGGTCTTCGTGGAGGGCGCGGCGGGAGGCACGGGTATCTATGCCGTGGCGGTGGCAGCGTTGCGCGGCGCGCGCGTCACCGGGCTCGTCTCGACCGACGACAAGGGCCGCTTGGTGCTCGCGGCGGGCGGCCACGCCTTCGTGAACCGCACGGCGCCGGAGCTGGCCGGCCTCTTCACGCCGGCGCCCCTGGCGGCGGGCGACCAGGACGCATGGCGCGCCCGCGGCGAGCCCTTCCGTGAGCGCGTGAGGGCCGGGCAGGGCGGCGAGCCCGTGGACGTCGTCGTCTCGTCCGTGGGCCGGGATCTCTTCGCGCGGATGATCGATCTCCTCGGCCCCGGAGGGCGGCTGGTCTTCTACGGCGCCACCAGCGGCTACACGCTCACCTTCCTGGGCAAGCCGGGCCGCTCGACACCGGCCGAGATGCTGCGGCGGGCCGACCTCCGGCCGGGCGAGGGGGTGCTCCTGTACTGGGGCACGGAGTCCGGCGGGACCGACGATTCCGTTGCGGCGGAGGCGGTCGCGGCGGCCCTGGCCAGTGGCGCGCGCGTGGTCGTGGCCGCGCGGACCGACGCGCAGGCCGCCGCCGCGAAGGCCGCGGGCCCTCACGGCGTGGTGAGCATCGAGGCGCTGGCGCGAGAGAGCGGGCTTCGCTGGCCCGCGGCCATGCCCGACTACGATACCGACCGGGACGCCTATCGCGCCTACCAGGACGCGACGCTCAAGCCCTTCGGCCAGGCGGTGGGCCGGCTCCTCGCCACCCCGGACAATCCCCGAGGGAGCCCGGACGTGGTGATCGAGCGCGCCGCGCAGGACACCCTCGGCATCAGCACGTTCCTCGCCCGGCCCTTCACGGGCCGCGTCGTGTACGTCGAGGACAGCGAGGGGCGCCGCTTCTCGTTCTACGCGCCCAACGTGTGGATGCACGAGAAGCGCGTGCTGTACCCCGCGTTCGCCGTGCTGGGCTCGCATCTGTCCAATGCGCATCAGGCCGATCAGGTGGTGCGGCTCCTCGACGCGGGGGCCCTCCGCGTCCACGCCCCGCTGGTGCGTGACTGGAGCGCGCTCGCCGAGTGTCATCAGCTCATGCACGAGAACCGACACACCGGCACGTTCACCGTGCGGGTAGGCGCAGGGGCCGCGCTGGATGGTGCGCGCACCGCCCGCCAGGTGTATGAATCCTGGGGATCGCGCTACCTCGACGGCAAGATCGTGAGGGTACGCCTCGATCCCGTGCGCCCCGGCTCGTCGGGCCTGGTCGCCCTCGTCACCGTGGACTCGCCGCCGGCGAACGCGATCGGCCGCGCGGTGCTCGAGGACCTGGAGCGCGCGGTGGAGGCCCTCGAGCGCGAGCCAGGGCTCCGGGCGGCGGTGCTGGCGGGCTCCGGCACCATGTTCGTGGCGGGCGCTGATATCCGCGCGCTGCGCGCCTTCGGCAGCGCCGCCGACGTGGAGGCGTTCACCCTGCGCGTCCAGCGGCTCTTTCAGCGAATCGCAGGGCTTCGCGCGCCCGTCATCGCCGCGGTCGACGGCTATGCGCTGGGCGGCGGCAACGAGCTCCAGATGGCGTGTGCCTGGCGGGTCGGCGCGGCGCGGGCCGAGTGGGGACAGCCGGAGATGAACCTTCACGTGCTGCCGGGCTTCGGCGGCACCCAGTCGCTGCCGCGCCTCGCCCTCCGGCGGGCGCGTGCCGCCGGGCGGCCCGACGCGGAGGCTCTCCTCGCCGCGCTGGTCATGCTGCTGGATGGCCGCCGGCGCGGCGTCGACGTCGCGCTGGCCCTGGGGCTGGTGGACGAGGCTGCACCCGCCGACGCGCTGTCCCACGCTCTCGGTGTGGCCCGCCGCATCGCGCTCGGGGAATGGCGGGAGGCGCGCTGGTCGCCGCTCGCGGAAGGTGCGGCGCTCGAGACGCGCGGTCTGCCCGGTCCCGTCGCTGACACGCCCGAGATCAGGCGGCTCCTCGCCCATCATGAGGCGGTGCCCAGAATGGCCCCCGCACGAGCCATCCTGGACGCGGTGCGGGTCGGGCTCGAGAAGGGCCTGGCCGATGGCCTCGCCTTCGAGGCGCGTGTCTTCGGCCGCGCGGTGGCGTCCGACGAGGGTCACGCGGGCATCGACCGCTTCCTCGCTCGGCAGTCGTGGCCTCTCCCGCTCCGAGGGGAAGGAGGCGTGCTGTGA
- a CDS encoding xanthine dehydrogenase family protein molybdopterin-binding subunit: MSGRGSYLDDLRPAGCLHAVFVRSPYAHARVLVVESAAARARPGVAAVLSGRDLAGRVAPIAPRLEGGGFFPTAWSALAPERARFAGEAVAVVAAEDPYAAVDGAECIEADYAPLPVLADLASARAPGAPRVHDALPGNLLFERAFSRGDVDGGFARAAVHLAETFHHDRVSASPLEPRGIVATWEGERLVLWINTQVPHMVRAGMARALGLSPDAVRVIVPDTGGGFGQKMCVLPEELAVAVLARATGRPVKWIETRRENLAAATHAREGRAEVEAAADARGVLLALRARVTSDAGAYHVFPLTQALEPLGTASILPGPYRTPAYAWQASAVATNKPPLAAYRGVGMTFGAFIMERLLDLLAARMGLDPAEIRRRNLIPAEAYPFTAASGFVYDSGDFPRALADAIALAGYDRLRAEQAAARGRGRLIGIGLACYTEYTGIGPTVYRGRGMVEVSGHEAATVTVDVEGGVCCELSFPSQGQGHATTVAQVIADRMGVALERVTVRQPDTSRAPDGSGTFASRGAVATSGAADGAARRVRDRLLALGAVRLEASAADLELVEGSVRVRGVPGRGISIGDLVRGAGPVAESESYDLPGPTFSGAVHVATVEVDADTGRVAIRDYTVVEDCGPMINPMIVEGQVHGALAQGIGEALSERLVYDGDGQLLTGTLMDYAVPAAADLPSFRLGHLETPSPLTPGGYKGMGEGGTIGAPAAIANAVADAVRPLGVAVTRLPVRAEALRADPPAP; the protein is encoded by the coding sequence GTGTCGGGGCGCGGATCGTATCTCGACGACCTCCGCCCCGCGGGCTGCCTGCACGCCGTCTTCGTGCGGAGCCCATACGCGCACGCGCGAGTGCTCGTCGTTGAGTCGGCGGCCGCTCGCGCGCGGCCGGGGGTGGCCGCCGTGCTGAGCGGCCGCGACCTCGCCGGTCGCGTGGCGCCGATCGCGCCGCGGCTCGAGGGCGGGGGCTTCTTTCCGACCGCCTGGTCTGCGCTCGCGCCCGAGCGCGCGCGGTTCGCCGGAGAGGCGGTGGCGGTGGTGGCGGCGGAAGATCCGTATGCCGCCGTCGACGGCGCCGAATGCATCGAGGCGGACTACGCGCCGCTGCCCGTGCTCGCCGATCTGGCCTCCGCCCGCGCCCCCGGCGCGCCGCGCGTCCACGACGCCCTGCCGGGCAACCTCCTCTTCGAGCGGGCGTTCTCGCGCGGCGACGTCGACGGCGGCTTCGCGCGCGCGGCGGTGCACCTCGCCGAGACCTTCCATCACGATCGGGTGTCTGCCTCGCCCCTCGAGCCGCGCGGGATCGTCGCGACCTGGGAGGGCGAGCGCCTCGTCCTCTGGATCAACACGCAGGTGCCCCACATGGTGCGCGCCGGTATGGCGCGCGCCCTGGGTCTCTCGCCCGACGCCGTCCGCGTCATCGTGCCCGATACCGGCGGCGGCTTCGGCCAGAAGATGTGCGTGCTGCCCGAGGAGCTGGCGGTGGCGGTGCTGGCGCGCGCGACGGGGCGGCCGGTGAAGTGGATCGAGACGCGGCGCGAGAACCTGGCCGCCGCCACGCACGCCCGCGAGGGGCGCGCCGAGGTCGAGGCAGCGGCGGACGCGCGCGGCGTGCTCCTCGCGCTCCGCGCGCGGGTCACGTCCGACGCCGGTGCATATCACGTGTTCCCCCTCACCCAGGCGCTCGAGCCCCTGGGCACGGCGAGCATCCTGCCGGGTCCCTATCGCACGCCCGCCTATGCGTGGCAGGCCTCCGCGGTGGCCACCAACAAGCCGCCGCTCGCCGCCTACCGCGGCGTGGGCATGACCTTCGGGGCCTTCATCATGGAGCGGCTCCTCGATCTCCTCGCCGCCCGGATGGGCCTCGATCCCGCGGAGATCCGGCGGCGCAATCTGATCCCGGCGGAAGCCTATCCCTTCACCGCCGCCTCCGGCTTCGTGTACGACAGCGGCGACTTTCCGCGCGCGCTGGCGGACGCGATCGCGCTCGCCGGCTATGACCGCCTGCGCGCCGAGCAGGCAGCGGCGCGCGGGAGGGGACGGCTGATCGGGATCGGTCTCGCGTGCTACACGGAGTACACGGGCATCGGCCCCACGGTGTACCGCGGCCGCGGGATGGTCGAGGTGAGCGGCCACGAGGCGGCGACGGTGACCGTCGACGTCGAGGGCGGGGTCTGCTGCGAGCTCTCGTTCCCCTCACAGGGCCAGGGCCACGCGACCACGGTCGCGCAGGTCATCGCCGACCGAATGGGCGTTGCGCTCGAGCGCGTGACGGTGCGCCAGCCCGACACCTCGCGCGCGCCCGACGGGAGTGGCACGTTCGCGAGCCGCGGGGCCGTGGCAACCAGCGGCGCCGCCGACGGCGCCGCCCGTCGTGTGCGCGACCGCTTGCTCGCGCTCGGCGCCGTCCGGCTCGAGGCCAGCGCCGCCGACCTGGAGCTGGTGGAGGGATCCGTACGCGTGCGCGGCGTGCCCGGGCGCGGCATCTCCATCGGCGATCTCGTGCGGGGCGCTGGGCCCGTCGCCGAGAGTGAATCCTACGATCTGCCCGGCCCGACCTTCTCGGGCGCGGTACACGTGGCCACCGTCGAGGTGGACGCGGACACCGGGCGTGTCGCGATCCGCGACTACACCGTGGTCGAGGACTGCGGCCCGATGATCAATCCGATGATCGTCGAGGGGCAGGTCCACGGCGCGCTCGCACAGGGCATCGGCGAGGCTCTCAGCGAGCGCCTGGTCTATGACGGCGATGGCCAGCTCCTCACCGGGACCTTGATGGACTATGCCGTCCCCGCCGCCGCCGATCTGCCGTCGTTCAGGCTCGGGCATCTCGAGACGCCCTCGCCGCTGACGCCCGGCGGCTACAAGGGCATGGGCGAGGGGGGTACCATCGGCGCGCCCGCCGCCATCGCCAACGCGGTGGCGGACGCCGTGCGGCCGCTCGGGGTGGCGGTGACGCGGCTGCCGGTGCGCGCCGAAGCCCTGCGTGCCGACCCGCCCGCGCCATGA
- a CDS encoding isoprenylcysteine carboxylmethyltransferase family protein, translating to MRIKDVLVGNGRFLFRWRSFLPLLLLPVLALSLRESAQLNAMMGESLETLWAGACLAVALVGLGIRCYTIGYTPRGTSGRGTRHLRADCLNTTGIYSIVRNPLYLGNAIIALGLVLAIKVWWLAAIVALAGWLYLERIVAAEEEFLAERFGAEYLRWVEHTPAFIPRLSLWRPPDLPFSWRTVLRREYHGLLVITASFFVIDAFTDLVFEGTPLDEWARSDYMWPLLLLLSLVVAAVLRVIKKHTRWLHERGR from the coding sequence GTGAGGATCAAGGACGTGCTGGTCGGCAACGGCCGCTTCCTGTTCCGCTGGCGGAGCTTCCTGCCGCTCCTCCTCCTCCCGGTGCTCGCGCTCTCGCTCCGTGAGAGCGCCCAGCTCAACGCGATGATGGGAGAGAGCCTCGAGACGCTCTGGGCGGGGGCGTGTCTCGCGGTGGCGCTCGTCGGGCTGGGGATCCGCTGCTACACCATCGGCTACACGCCCCGGGGCACCTCCGGACGCGGCACGCGTCACTTGCGCGCCGATTGCCTCAACACCACCGGCATCTACTCGATCGTTCGGAATCCGCTCTACCTGGGGAACGCGATCATCGCGCTCGGGCTCGTCCTGGCCATCAAGGTCTGGTGGCTGGCCGCCATCGTCGCCCTCGCCGGCTGGCTCTACCTCGAGCGCATCGTCGCCGCCGAGGAGGAGTTCCTGGCCGAGCGCTTCGGCGCCGAGTACCTGCGGTGGGTGGAGCACACGCCGGCGTTCATCCCGCGGCTGTCCCTGTGGCGGCCGCCCGATCTGCCGTTCTCCTGGCGCACCGTGCTCCGCCGCGAGTATCACGGGCTGCTCGTCATCACCGCCAGCTTCTTCGTGATCGACGCCTTCACGGACCTAGTCTTCGAGGGCACGCCGCTCGACGAGTGGGCCCGCTCCGACTACATGTGGCCGCTCCTGCTCTTGCTGAGCCTCGTCGTGGCCGCCGTGCTGCGCGTGATCAAGAAGCACACCCGCTGGCTGCACGAGCGGGGCCGCTAG
- a CDS encoding DUF169 domain-containing protein: MSETTTSYDWDAIVGGLNQHLRLRSIPIGMKLFETVDEMEAIPKIRRPRVKHTTDQIVAQARQLGFTVGITMADLVGAQCGAVIGLSPQDDEWLSGRRMAGVWFKTQDDASLHQQAMDCVPYGRYRAMAVAPLTSGRLNPPDICLIYGTPGQMIFFINGLQWTGYKKMSFTSVGESACADSWGKALKTGEPALTIPCYAERRYGGVADDELLMAIPPRFLPKVIEGLAALSKNGLRYPIPPYGIQSDAAAGLAVSYADKDKT; this comes from the coding sequence ATGAGCGAGACGACGACGAGCTACGACTGGGACGCCATCGTGGGCGGGCTGAACCAGCACCTACGCCTCCGCTCCATCCCCATCGGGATGAAGCTCTTCGAGACCGTCGACGAGATGGAGGCGATCCCGAAGATCCGCCGGCCGCGCGTGAAGCACACCACCGATCAGATCGTGGCCCAGGCGCGGCAGCTCGGCTTCACGGTGGGGATCACGATGGCCGACCTGGTCGGCGCGCAGTGCGGCGCGGTGATCGGGCTCTCGCCCCAGGACGACGAGTGGCTGTCGGGCAGGCGCATGGCGGGCGTGTGGTTCAAAACGCAAGACGACGCGAGCCTGCACCAGCAGGCCATGGACTGCGTGCCCTACGGCCGCTACCGCGCGATGGCGGTGGCGCCGCTCACCTCGGGACGGCTCAATCCGCCGGACATCTGCCTGATCTACGGAACGCCGGGGCAGATGATCTTCTTCATCAACGGGCTCCAGTGGACGGGCTACAAGAAGATGTCGTTCACGTCGGTGGGCGAGTCGGCGTGCGCCGACTCGTGGGGCAAGGCGCTCAAGACCGGCGAGCCCGCGCTGACGATCCCGTGCTACGCCGAGCGGCGTTACGGCGGCGTGGCCGACGACGAGCTGCTCATGGCCATCCCGCCGCGCTTCCTGCCCAAGGTGATCGAGGGGCTGGCGGCGCTGTCGAAGAACGGCCTCCGCTATCCCATCCCGCCCTATGGGATCCAGAGCGACGCGGCGGCTGGACTCGCCGTGAGCTACGCGGACAAGGACAAGACGTAG
- a CDS encoding amino acid synthesis family protein encodes MKIRKFLTVIEEILEDGGRAAAKPLRKVAAVAVIENPFAGRYVEDLTPLVKTGEELGDLLGRRAVTALGAPVHSYGKAAVVGVDGEYEHAAAILHPTLGTPFRAVVDGGKAIIPSSKKLGGPGTPIDVPLHFKDAAFVRTHFDAMEVRLVDAPRANEILVALVVTDGGRPHARVGGLTVAEAKKEDGLR; translated from the coding sequence ATGAAAATTCGCAAGTTCCTGACGGTGATCGAGGAAATACTCGAAGACGGTGGCCGGGCCGCCGCGAAGCCGCTTCGGAAGGTGGCGGCGGTGGCGGTGATCGAGAATCCGTTCGCAGGTCGCTACGTCGAGGACCTCACGCCCCTGGTGAAGACGGGCGAGGAGCTGGGCGACCTGCTGGGCCGCCGGGCCGTGACCGCGCTGGGCGCGCCCGTGCACTCGTACGGCAAGGCGGCGGTGGTGGGCGTTGATGGCGAGTACGAGCACGCCGCCGCCATCCTGCACCCCACGCTGGGCACCCCGTTCCGCGCCGTCGTCGACGGCGGGAAGGCCATCATTCCCTCGTCGAAGAAGCTCGGCGGCCCGGGGACGCCCATCGACGTGCCGCTGCACTTCAAGGACGCGGCGTTCGTCCGCACCCATTTCGACGCCATGGAGGTACGCCTGGTCGACGCGCCCCGCGCCAACGAGATCCTCGTCGCGCTCGTCGTGACCGACGGCGGCCGCCCGCACGCGCGGGTGGGCGGGCTCACCGTAGCCGAGGCCAAGAAGGAGGATGGGCTGCGATGA